gttgcccgcgacttcgtccgcgtggactttagtttatagcgcgcggtgtcaacaaaatttgtgtcaaatttaaaaactttttaaaaccctggtaagtggtacccctcttagggccgcgcagcgcgctacaccggaatggcagcgctgaaagtgctcgcctcgccgctgccattccggtgtagcgcggcccttaattaatcaaaatacccaaaaacagctgtgcagtgtgcacataatctgtactaatattatgaatgcgaaagtatctctgtctgtctgtctgtctgtctgtctgtcagtctcgctttcacgccaaacgccaaaactaccgaaccgattgtaatgaaattttgtatactgatagtctaaagcctgagaaaggacataggctacttttttactggaaaaaagggttgtaagggtcgtaaatttgttcaaaaaattcataatagatggcgccgtgcgtcttctacatcgcgctgacgcttgctcaaaagtctttctataagaggtggtatcatcttacatttaagtctcgatttttttcgattgttatatctattctacggtattaaataactcagtactttatctgtgcaggcagtgacgtaaccttaagaccaaatttcaccaacgactgttaaagttaatgctcgaattagtatcacgttagctgtttcgtttttcatatgaatgaaagagaagacaggatattttaacaagctgttaacactaacagacgttggtgaaattggggctaaacctatcaatgataaatagtttatgggtaaagttgtgtaattggggggctaaataagctttaaaatttggcataatatacagtgtgtaacaaaaataagtgataatactttagggtgtgtacgtgttccttgtagagagttcactgtgaaagtagcagctctgaaagacgaacattttttttcacttttgtatggggaagggcccgagcgtcacgagtttccccatacaaaagtgaaaaaaaattttggtctttcagcgctgctactttcacagtgaactctctacaaggaacacgtacacaccctaaagtattatcacttatttttgttacaccctgtataaagtttaacatacaaaaatgaagtacttattgtttgcacactgcacagctgtattgatttaaggggtaccagggtttttttataaaagcttttgacaccaattttgttgacatcgcgcgctataaactgaagtccacgcggacgaagtcgcgggcaacagctagtttaatataaatattaaaaataatatagtattgtaTTGTACGAACACCTTAACAATTATTCGTCACTGTAAACGCTACTGTGACGCTACGCTACGCTTTTTTCTTCTGCGTCATATCAGCAAAAATTGGCGGCCTCACCCAAATATTATTTCAAGTtaagaaattataaatatttagactCTAGGGAAAATAGCTCGCGTAGCACtacacaacaataattattatagtataaaacAACTCGTGTAACAAGTAAAAGAACCATAATTACCTCTGACGAAGAGATTGTCGTGTATCATCATATTTGTAGTCATTATCGGCAGCAGTTTGGATGAATTCATGTCGTAAATCACCAGGTGTTGAGGCTGGTTTACTGTGGTCCTTGGATCTGTAATTTCTTTTATTGAACTTCCATTGAGTTGGTTTCGTTCTCAAATCTGCTTGTTCAGCGCTCCAGGCTTCCCTCCTTTTCCACTCTGGCGACTGTCTTAACTTACTTTCTATATTTTGCGTCGACTTGTTTTCCCTCCCAACTCCCTTGTCTCGTACCACTAAATGCACGTCGTCCTCTGTGGAGTTGACACGTATCACTCTTTTCCTAGAATTTATTAATGGATATCTATGTACCTAGCTGTATTGTTTAGTTGAATAATTTGGAATAGTGTTTATTGTGCAAATTCTATTAACTTTAGTGGTAAAATATCGTGCAAATTACGAATAAAACAAAGGTAGTTTTATAAGACAACGAaagcatatttattttatacattatattttataataatttagctaaTTTAATGAGTAAGCTAAAAACGtagtcaaaaattaaaaaaaattacctggGTGGCATGTATAACGGACATCCTTCACATATACAACAACATATTAGTAGAAGAAGCACCAAAGCGATTAGAATCGCTAATAAAATAAGCAACCAGAATAGCAGTCTGCTTTCAGCTTTGTACAAGTTCTGAAAATAAtagaatttattaatatattttagtaattctaaaacttgaaaggtgtcaagggacacctggATGGAACGAacttatttcttatgtacaaagAACCTGTTTacattcaacaaaaaaaaaaacaaaaaaaaactttgctaCATCACACTGTTCAATgcgagagagagaaagagagagagaaacacgcgacTCACACTTTCGTGTGCGACacacgacacttttgtgtcgttacaacttttcgtctagccccctttcgcaacgtaACAAAAAGTAGCAAAGTAATTTAGAATTGAATAAATATAAGttaaagtttaatatttaagttaAGCCCAAATTGTGCtgatattagaaaaaaatacaaactatACCGAGTTATTGTCCTCAAACGACGTTGATGTTTGATCCCGGTTACCAGATCCTGTTGTGTATACCATTTTATTTTTGGCTAATTGTTCTTGAAGCTTCGTGACATCTATAGCATTATTGCTAGCTGAGTGAACCAGGGCTATGACTTCACTTCTGAAATTGTttcgaataaatattataaatttcttcTAAGTCTTTACTCGGTTGTGAAGTACATAAATGATAAATAGTTACTTGCATTGCAATAATGggaagttattttttattttaatcatgacCCTAAGTAGTtcattttaattacaattaaaaaatcatACCTTTCTTGACTAGAGTCTTCGCCAATAATGTCTTTTCCATTATTTTCTTTTCCTTTGTAGGGCTTTATATCTACAATTGTCACTCTACCTCCAGAAAGTGTACTCAATACTTCTTCCAATTTCTTTCTATCTGGATTGGCACCCGGTACAATAAACGACATAGTTCGAGTCTTACTCTCCGGTGGATATACTTTTACTGTTGTTGTTGAGGATAATCTAGGAATTCCGAGGTCGTAAGCCCGGACTGTTAACACAAATACTTCACTTTCTTGTGCTTGACTCTCTCTTTTTCTTCTGTTTTGTTTTTTGGTCCTTTTTAACGAGTCCAGCAAGTACAATTCCCCTTAAACAGTCGTAAAATTAGTAATCAATTGATAAGAGCTTAAATTAATTGGGTTCAGATTAGATAACAAAAAGCTAAATCTATGTATATAAAATGGTTGTGTACCTGTTTCTTCATTGATTGCAAATTTTTCTGTATCTCCATGTATAATTTCATATCTTACAACATTATTTGGTGCTTCAGCGTCTTTGTCTATTGCTTTTACAAAAGCCGGTGAAGTGAAGTTATTCAAGTTCGGTGATAATACAAATTCATACACCGATCTTTCGAATTCAGGTGGGTTATCATTAACATCtaataacttaattattaatgGCACTGTTACCCTTAAACCTACCCCGTCATTATCTCTAGCCTCTACTAAGAAATGCAAATCTGGCATCGCCTCACGATCGAAACCGTGATTATTGGTCGCAACCGTTATTACACCCGTAATTGGATCTAAATTTAAAGAAGTATTTAAATATCCTAATATGGCAGTATACTGGATTTTTCCAAAGTTCCCCGTATCTACATCGTCAGCAGCAACTTGCACCACTTTCGCCCCTGCTGTGATGTTTTCTGGCAGTTCAACATCATATGAAAGTGCCAAGAAAACTGGTGCGTTGTCGTTGACGTCGTTTAAATATACAGTAACGTTCACCGTTGCTGACAAATTGGTTGCTGGACCAAGTTCTTGTGCCAAAATCTGTAACCACACAAATAATTCATACCTTAAAATAGTTTCTTCAATATTATTACGTGTACCATTATTCTTGATATTAATTCTTACCTGAAATACAACCGATTTTCTAGCCTCGAAATCTAGCATGGTATTATCCCTGACCTTGATAATGAATTGAGCGTGTCTTTCGGCAACGGTTGGAGTTATTTCGAAGGTTCCGTTGTTGCCCAACAAGGACAGAGAGAAGACGCCATTCTTCCCTGCATCGTTGTCATTCACTTGTGGAATGtatggatcattgaaaacaaTAGCGGTCCCTTGAGGAGCATTTTCGTCTAAATATGCTATGTACCTGTAAAttacaaaatcattttataactttgttttgaAATGCCTAATATGTACTAGTTTCTTGTTTTAGCAATGCTTCAacagaataaaattttaagaaaagCATTATAGCCTTTTATTGATAATTCTTGATACATAATATGCGTCGATACAAACtgttatgtaagtattttattaaaatcgagtaGGTACTCACGATTCGTTTTCAAAATAGGGTGGCGAGTTGTCTCGTTCTGGGAGGATGAACGCCAGTTGCACAGTGGAGGACATCGCTTCAGGCTCTTCCCTGGACAGTCGCACTTCTTCTGCAACAACTGTCAGCAGTATCGGTGCTCCGGCATGAGAGATTGCTGCTATATCTTCAATAGGCCTTTCCAAAGTCACTTCtcctgtaaaaatattaaatagcgtTTATTATCGTTTACTGATAttagatataaatattataccgcttatttaataataatattaaaatttggtttttcACTTTGAACTCTGAGACCCTTTTTAAATGTAGAACCTAGATCTAGAAGTCTAGGGCCGGTATAAacagtcagtactcaagatgggTCTCGGTCTAAACTCAAAAGGGAtaagtacaaagtttttctctccataatattatagataaaccGGTATAAacagtcagtactcaagatgggTCTCGGTCTAAACTCAAAAGGGAtaagta
This genomic window from Aricia agestis chromosome 2, ilAriAges1.1, whole genome shotgun sequence contains:
- the LOC121739662 gene encoding cadherin-86C isoform X2, with translation MTWRVLAVLALAAAVAGEPVFDPATLMRLVLVPADAAVGSVIYRVRASDPDFDYPLHFELIGQMGRLDIGVETLPCTRYNSVCQANVILLRRLEPGRYVDFRLSARNTRGRSARIACSVTGTNATTPRDTIFPHQPGIIIVPEDAKRGTDLEIVIARKNPLSPKPLELELWGSPLFAIRQRRVSTENTEGTIFLVGPLDFEAQSMYHLTLLAVDPYVELGKDTRNIAALEVVVVVQDVQDMPPVFTSAPPITHLPRQVVPGDMVVRVRAEDGDKGAPRQIRYGLVSEGNPFTPFFNINETTGEVTLERPIEDIAAISHAGAPILLTVVAEEVRLSREEPEAMSSTVQLAFILPERDNSPPYFENESYIAYLDENAPQGTAIVFNDPYIPQVNDNDAGKNGVFSLSLLGNNGTFEITPTVAERHAQFIIKVRDNTMLDFEARKSVVFQILAQELGPATNLSATVNVTVYLNDVNDNAPVFLALSYDVELPENITAGAKVVQVAADDVDTGNFGKIQYTAILGYLNTSLNLDPITGVITVATNNHGFDREAMPDLHFLVEARDNDGVGLRVTVPLIIKLLDVNDNPPEFERSVYEFVLSPNLNNFTSPAFVKAIDKDAEAPNNVVRYEIIHGDTEKFAINEETGELYLLDSLKRTKKQNRRKRESQAQESEVFVLTVRAYDLGIPRLSSTTTVKVYPPESKTRTMSFIVPGANPDRKKLEEVLSTLSGGRVTIVDIKPYKGKENNGKDIIGEDSSQERSEVIALVHSASNNAIDVTKLQEQLAKNKMVYTTGSGNRDQTSTSFEDNNSNLYKAESRLLFWLLILLAILIALVLLLLICCCICEGCPLYMPPRGRRAFSGTRQGSWEGKQVDAKYRK